The proteins below come from a single Mercenaria mercenaria strain notata chromosome 3, MADL_Memer_1, whole genome shotgun sequence genomic window:
- the LOC123524680 gene encoding high affinity copper uptake protein 1-like → MDHSSHTHLDHTHDGHEHHIGHQNHVDHQGDQHVYHVTNEQSHDHHSLHGSHDHQAFFHTKLNATVLFENWVLDTKGSIFLACLCTFVLAIGYQGTKWLRQYLHVHYGGRIHSIKSKEHLLQTVLYVTEFLVSYLLMLIVMTYSVWVFVVTILGIALGYFLLAWHKEFKPVPVCAGDCETVINNTNKNMDPNSPSQELMPLEKQPAACNDCGIEELNVEDS, encoded by the exons ATGGATCATTCATCACACACCCATTTGGACCATACGCACGATGGACATGAACATCATATAGGCCATCAGAATCACGTGGATCATCAGGGAGATCAGCACGTGTACCACGTGACAAACGAGCAGTCACATGACCATCATTCTCTACACGGTTCACAT GACCACCAAGCATTTTTCCATACTAAGTTGAATGCAACAGTATTGTTTGAGAATTGGGTGTTAGATACAAAAGGAA GTATATTCCTGGCGTGTTTGTGCACGTTTGTTCTGGCAATAGGCTACCAGGGTACAAAATGGTTAAGACAATATTTACATGTTCATTATGGAGGAAGAAT TCACTCAATAAAGAGCAAAGAGCACCTGTTGCAGACTGTTTTATACGTGACAGAGTTCTTAGTGAGTTATCTCCTCATGCTCATTGTAATGACGTACAGTGTGTGGGTTTTTGTCGTCACCATACTGGGTATAGCACTAGGCTACTTCCTCCTAGCCTGGCATAAAGAGTTCAAGCCAGTTCCTGTCTGTGCCGGAGACTGCGAGACTGTTATAAATAACACAAATAAAAATATGGATCCAAATTCACCATCCCAAGAGTTAATGCCCCTGGAAAAACAGCCAGCTGCGTGTAATGACTGTGGTATTGAAGAACTGAACGTGGAGGACAGTTGA